GCGACTGGGCAGGCGGACATATCCGTTCCTTGTTATTGCTGGATCCCGGCCATCCCTTTGCCAATCAGGTCCTGGCCTCCATGCAGCTGGAGCGCAAGGAGTATACCCAGGCGGAAAACTCACTCCGGAAAAGCCTGGCCCGCTCAAAGGATCCATCCGTGATGAATGACCTCGCTTGGGTTCTGCAGGAGAAGGGCCAGTTGGATGAGGCTGAGCCGCTGATTCGTTCCGTATTGAAAACGAATGATAAAATGGGAGTCGGCTGGGACACACTCGGGATGATTCTGATGAAACGGGGCAAATGGGCCGACGCAGGCGAGGCGTTCCAGAAAGCACTGTCGCTGGAGCCGGAATCCACCTCCGTTCAGTTTCATATGGCGGTGCTGTATGATAAAAAAGGCGATTCTGGGAAGGCGGCGGAGCTGACGGAAAATCTGCTGGGGCACCCTGCGGGGTTGAGCCCGGCGGAACAGGATGAACTCCGGCAGATCAGTCGACGTGTCCGTCAGAAATAAGGCAGGAACAGGAACGAGGAGCAGACATGACCTATCAAGACGCAAAGCGGGTGTTGGAACAGTACGGGCAGGAGCATGTGTTGAAGTTCTGGGAGTGCTTGACGGCAACGCAGCAGGCCTCCTTATTGGGACAGATTGAAGCCCTGGATTTTAAAACCATCGCCCGCATTCAGGCGCTATTGAAGGCAGGAGGAGAATCGGCCGTGGCGACAGGTGCCGTGAAGCCTGCTCCCGTGGTATCGCTCGCGCCCAATCAGGTGGCGGCGCCCCGTGCGGTGGGCGAGGCGGCCTTGAAAGCCGGTCAGGTGGGGGTGATTCTGGTGGCGGGCGGGCAGGGGACCCGGCTGGGATACGATGGCCCGAAAGGCACCTACCGTCTGGCGCCAATCACGCAGGCGTCGTTGTTTGAGATCCATGCCCGTAAAATTCTCGCCCTGGAGCAGCATTATAAGGCCCGGATCCCCTTTTACATCATGACGAGTGAGGGGAATGATGCGGATACCCGCGCCTTTTTTGAATCGAACCGGTATTTCGGGTTAAGCGCGGAGCGGGTGAAGTTCTTTATCCAGGGGACACTCCCGGCGTTCCTGCCGGACGGCCGGATCATCCTGGAAGCGCCTGATAAACTGTTTGCCGCACCGGATGGGCATGGCGGCATCATGGCGGCGTTGGAGCGGCGGGGCATGCTGGCCGATATGAAGGCCCGCAAGCTGACCACGCTCTACTATTTCCAGGTGGATAACCCGCTGGTGGATATTGCCGATCCGGTGTTTGTCGGCTTGCATCTTCAGCGCAAAGCGGACATGTCCCTTAAGGTCTGCGCCAAACGCGACGCCGGTGAAGGCCTTGGGGTCACCGTGATCCGCGATGGCCGCTGTTCGGTGGTTGAATATATCGAGCTGACCGAGGAACAGAAAAATGCGCGGCAGTCCGACGGCGAACTGGTGCTGAAATTCGGCAGTGTGGCCATCCATATTTTCTCGTTGGATTTCCTGGTGCGCGAGACATCAGCCGGGCTGCCCTTGCACCAGGCGTTCAAGAAAGTGGCCTTCTGTGACGAGAAGGGGGTGACCATCAAGCCGGAGAAGCCGAATGCCTGCAAGTTCGAAAAGTTCATTTTTGATGCGCTTCCCGATGCGAAGGAATCGCTCATTCTGGAGTTTTTGAGACAGGATGAGTTTGCCCCTGTGAAAAATGCGGAAGGGAATGATTCCCCTGCATCCTCCCGGGCGGCCATGATTGAAAAGTTTGCAGGCTGGTTTGCCCGGTGCGGGGTCAAGGTGCCGCGTGATGCGGCAGGGCGGGTGGCGGTGAAGCTGGAGGTGGATCCGGTTTATGCCCATGATGCGGAAACGCTGGCGGCGCGGTTGCCGAAGGGATTTGAGATCAAGGGCGATGTGCTTTTGAAGTAACGGTCAGGACGAATGATGCTGCAACCTGTTTTGCTGATACTGATGACGATGATGCTTCTGGGAGGCCTGTTGTGGGTCGCCCAGGGCTTTCAGCTGTTGCGGTATGCCCGCGGTCAAATACAGGAGGCCTGGCTGGAATTACGGGAGGCCCTGCTGGAGCGGCGGGAGATGATCCCGTATATTGTCGCGGCAGTTCCGACCCGTGTTGCCTCGGTTCTGGATGTGCTGGGAAATGCCTGTGATCTGGCGGCGAATGTGGAAGGGGTCCCGGAGTGTTCGCAGGCGGAGGGCCGGCTATCAGCTGCGATCAGCCGGGTATTCGTCCAGCTTGATACCGGCGCTCCGGTCGATGAACTGGAGATGCTCTCGTCATTGCGTGACCGGGTCAAAGTCCAGGAGATGCGGATTGAGTTGCTGAAAGGGCTGTACAACCGGCAGGTTGAGTTGTTCAACGCGCTCCAGCGCCGGGGGGCTGGCCGGGTGTTGGCGTCAATGGGCGTGGTCAAGTTTGCGGAGTTGTTTTGAGTTATGAAACACTGGGAGTATACGGAGGGCATCCTGCCCTGGACCAAAACGTGTTTCGTTTGCGGGGAGGATAACCCGCATGGCTTGAAGGGGCGCTCCCGCGTGGAGGGGGAGCGGGTGGTGCTGACCCATGTGACCCGTCAGGCGGATCTGGGATATCGCCACCTGGTGCATGGGGGCATCTCGATGACCCTGTTGGATGAAGTGATGACCTGGGCCGCCATTCTGGCCTTTAAGCGCGCGTGTGTGGCCGCCGAACTGACCGTGCGATTGCAGCAGCCGATTCAGGCGGGGCAGTCCATCCGCGTGGAGGGGTGGATCGTCAGGGCGAAGTCACGCCTGGTGGAGACCGAAGGCCGGATTGTGGATGACCGGCAAACGGTGCTGGCGACGGCCGTCGGGAAATATATTCCCATGCCGGCCGGGGGATTACATATGTGTCTGAAAGATTTTGTCGAAAGCCCTGAGGCCATTCAATTGCCTTTTTTGCAGGGGAAAGAGGAGGGAACAATATGAGAAATAGAAGTTTAGTTTGGATGTCTATGGTGGCGATGGTAGCGGTGGGTGCGGCGGCGGAATCCAATTCCCCTGTACCCGTCGTGATTCTTCCTTCCGTTCCCGTAACCAATCCGGCCCCAGTCAGTCTGGTGGCCACGGCGGCGCCGGCTGTGGTTGCGGGGGTTCCGGCCATTGCTCCGGATCCTCAGGTGGGGAAAGTGTTGATGGGGATGGCGGCCTATTTGCAGTCGGCCAAATCATTCAAATGCACGGTGGCATTGCAGGTGAATACGGAGATGGAGGGGATGAAGCAGGAAATCTCCGCAGTCTATGAGCTCGCTGCCGAAAAACCCAATCGTCTGGCCTTGCGCTATGTCAAGGGGATGACCGGTAATACCGTCGTGTGCAATGGGAAAAAGCTGTATATTTATGCGTTGAGTCTGAACCGTTTTGAGGAACGGGAGGCCCCGAAACAGGTCGAACAGTTGGCCGAAGGGGTCGGTCCGATGGCCGGCAATATGCTGTTTGTCGACAACCTGCTGGTGAATGATATCTATGCGGCCATCATGGAGGGAGTGGGCTCTGCCACCTATGTCGGGAAAGAGCGGATCGAGGGGATGGACTGTGAGCATGTCAGGTTCGTGCAGGACCAGTTTGACTGGGATTTGTGGGTAACTTCCGGACCCAAGCCGGTGGTGGTGCAGGTGGTGAGTGATATGGCGAAAAGTTTTTCCGGGATGACCGGGGACATGGCACCGCCGAAAGGCATGAAAATGCTGGTGTTCAACCGGTTCTCCGGCTGGGTGGTGGATGGGATCCTTCCCGCTGACACCTTTGAGTTTGTTCCGCCCCCCGGAGCGCGCAAGGCGGAGTCACTGTTTGAGGGGGGCGAGGAGGAGGCAGCCGAGTTGCCGATGCCGCCTATGATGAAGGAAAAAAATGGCCCCAAAGCGGGCGAGAAGACGGAAAACAGGGAGTGATAGTCATGGCGGAACATGTTGATAATGAATTTGTGGAGCAGCGTAAGTCAAATATGGGAGCCTTGGCCGGCAAGGGGATTTCGCCCTTCGGGGGTGCGTTCAAACGGACCGGGCGGCTGGCTGAAGTCCGCGCGGGCTTCGAGGAGAACCGGCCGGTTTCATTGGCCGGCCGCATCACGACCTGGCGTGACATGGGGAAAAGCATTTTTGCCGATCTTCGTGACGGTTCCGATCGCTTTCAGATCTACGCCCAGAAAAACACCCTCGGCGACGAGGCCTTTGAGGCCTTCAAGCTACTTGACCTCGGTGATCATGTGGGGGTGGAAGGCACCCTGTTCACCACCCGGACCGGCGAGCCGACCCTGAAGATTGCGAAGTGGACCATGTTGTCCAAGGCCTTGCTGCCGTTGCCTGAAAAGTGGCATGGGTTGAAGGATACAGACCAGCGGTACCGTCAACGGTATCTGGATCTGATTGCGAATCCCGGGGTCCGTGACGTGTTCAACAAGCGGATTCAGATTGTCCGTGAAATCCGGAACCAGCTTTGTGCGCGTCAATTTCAGGAGGTGGAAACACCCATGATGCAGTCCCAGCCCGGCGGGGCCACGGCCCGGCCGTTCACCACTCACTATGAGGCCCTGGATTGCCGGATGTATCTGAGGATTGCCCCGGAATTGTATCTCAAGCGGTTGCTGGTGGGCGGCTTTGACAAGGTCTTTGAGCTGAATCGAAACTTCCGGAATGAAGGCCTGTCCCGGACCCACAATCCGGAGTTTACGATGATGGAGGTCTATGAGGCCTATTCCGATATGCGTGGCATGAAGGAACTGGTCGAGGAGCTCATTACAGAGGTTGCCCGGACGGTGATGGGCTCCCTGATGGTGGGGAGTGCCGAGTCGCCGATCGATCTTACACGGCCCTGGCGCGAGGTGGCGTACCGGGATCTGGTCATGGAGCGGATGGGTGCGGAGTGGTTCTCGCTGGACCGGCAGGCTATGCGGCTTAAGGCCGAAGCGCTTGCTTTGTATGTGGATCCGGCTTGGGGCACCGATGAGATCACCCAGGAAGTCTACTCCAAGTTGATCGAGAAAACGTTGCAGAACCCGACCTTTGTCACCCGCCTTCCGGTTGAGCTGGTGCCGCTGGCCAAACGGTGTGCGGATGATCCTTCGGTGGTGGATGTGTTTGAGCTGGTGATCGGGGGCAAGGAGATTGCGCCGGGGTACTCGGAGCTGAATGACCCGCTTGAACAGCGCCGGCGTTTCGAAGCGCAGGCCGGGGAAGATGCCCAGAAAGTGGATGAGGATTTCCTGGCGGCACTGGAGCATGGGATGCCTCCGGCCGGGGGAATGGGGATCGGGATTGACCGCCTGGTGATGACGCTCACCGGGAGTGAGGCGATTCGCGACGTGATCTTGTTCCCTCAGTTAAAACCGCGCGAAGATCTGAAATCTGAAATATGAGATTTGAAATCCGGATATGATGCCCTTTTCCCTATTTCTTGCGCTGAAGTACCTCAAGCCGAAGCGGACCTATTTCTCGGTGGTCACGATCATTTCGGTGCTGGGCGTGTTGCTCGGTGTTGCCGTTCTGATCATCGTCCTGTCGGTCATGACCGGGTTTGATGACATGTGGCGCGAGAAAATCCTCGGGTTTAACGCCCATCTGACGGTGACGGCCCCCGGGGGGGTGACGGAAGAAGAAGAGGTGATGAATCAGCTGGCGCGGCTGGAGGGCGTGGCGGGGGTGGCCCCCTCTACTGAAGGTCAGGTGGTGGTCCAGCATGGCCGGAATATTTATACCCCCTTTTTGCGGGGGATTGACCCGGCGCGGGAGGGGGCGGTCAGTCAGATCCCTGCGAGTGTGAAGCAGGGGATCTTTAGTGTGAAGGGGCAGGACGTGGTGATCGGGGCAGACCTGGCCCGGCGCATCGGGGTGGGGGTGGGTGATAAATTGCTGATCAATTCCCCCGCCAGTTTCGTGAACAAGGATGAGATTACCCTGCCCGAAGAGTTCCGTGTGTCCGGCATTTTCGAGATCGGTATGTGGGAGTATGATTCCGGGTTCATGTTTTGTTCAACCGGAAAGGCCCGGACGCTGTTCGGGTTCGAGAACGGGGTTGGCTCCATCCGGTTGATGGCCAAAGATCCCTATCGGATCCAGGAGGTCGCGCGACTCATTCGTGCCCAGTTGGGCGGCGAGTATTATATCACGACCTGGATGGAGCAGAATCGCCAGATCTTCAGCGCGCTCAGGGTCGAGAAAAACATGATGTTCTTTCTGCTGATCTTCATCACCATTGTCGCCGCCTTCGGGATCACCAACACCCTGATCACCGTGACGGTGCAGAAAACCCGTGAGATCGGCCTGCTCAAGGCGATCGGGTTTCCCTCGGGCAGCATTATGCGGATCTTCTTCTGGCAGGGATGGATCGAGGGTATGGTGGGAACCCTGTCCGGGGTGGGCACCGCCTTACTGGTGCTGCATTACCGCAATGATTTGCTCCGGTGGCTGTCAGATACCTTTCATCTGGAATTGTTCCCCAAGGAGTTGTACCGGCTGAGCGAGATCCCGTCGCGGACGGCACCGCTGGATGTTATTGTGGTGGCCGGGTCGGTGGTGGTGATCTGTACATTGGCGGGCCTGATTCCGGCGTGGCGTGCCGCCCGGCTGGATCCCGTGGAGGCCTTACGGCATGAATGACCCGTCCATCGTCAGAGCAGAGGCGGTTACCAAGACCTACCTGATGGGGGGGCGCCCCTTGACCGTGTTGAGAAACGTCTCGGTGGCGGTCTGTCCCGGGGAAACGGTGGCCATCATCGGCCCGAGCGGCGCAGGCAAAAGTACCTTGCTACATGCCTTGGGTGGATTGGATCAGCCGACGGAGGGGGCGATCTGGTTTAAGGGTCAGGAGCTGTACCGGCTGACGCCGCGGGAGCGGACCCTGATCCGTGCGCGTCATATCGGGTTTGTGTTTCAGTCCTACCATTTGCTGCCGGAACTGGATGTGTTGGAGAATGTCCTGCTGCCCACCATGGCGCTCTGGAGCAGGCGGCGTGCGAGTGCGGTGCACCGGCAGCGGGCCGAGTCATTGCTGGGGACGGTGGGATTGTCCGATCGGCTGGGGCATACGCCGCTGGAATTGTCGGGGGGCGAGCAACAGCGGGTGGCGCTGGCCCGGGCGCTGATGAATGAGCCGGAACTGGTGCTGGCCGATGAACCCACCGGGAACTTGGACAGCGTCACCGGTGAGGCGATTTTAAAATGTTTGTTTTCAATCACGAAGGAGCGGCGGCATACTCTGATCCTGGTGACCCATAATGATGACGTTGCGAAGCGGTGTGACCGGGTGATTCGCATGAAAGACGGATGTGTGGTGGATGTGAAGGAGGCGGGAGTACTATGACGATGAAACGCGGTGTTGCAGTAGTGGGGGGCGCGATCATGCTCGGCCTGATGATCCTGGCGGGGTGGTGGTATGCGATGCCGGCGTGTGCGGCTTCGAAGCCCATGGATCCGGACGTCCAGGCGGCGGAAGTGGCGAAATGTTTTGAAAAGGTGATGCCGCAGCTGCATTTGTCGCATCAGTCCCTGGATGAGGGGATTGCCACCAATGCCATGGCACTTTATCTGGCGATGCTGGATTATGACCGCACCTTTTTCCTGGCCTCCGACGTCGAGGCGTTCATGCATGAAGCGCCGCTACAGGTTGAACGCCTGCACCAGGGTGATGTCTCGCTGGCGTTCAGGATTTTTGAGCGGTTCAAGGAGCGGGTCCGTAACCGGGTCGAATATGCCGACCTGCTAATCGGCAAGGGGTTTGATTGCACCACGGAAGAAACCTTCACCTGGAAGCGCAAGGATGTCCCCTGGCCGGCGGATGAAGCGGCATGGGATGAGCTCTGGCGCAAAAAGGTCAAGAATGAGTATGTGGCGCGGTTGGTGGCCAAAGAGCTGGCCGAGAACGAGAAGACCAATGCCGTGACCCGGGCGGACGCGGCGGCGGCAAAGAGCGGGACGGCGTCCACGAACGGGACGGCGCTGGGACGTGCATCCGATGCCGATGCCCAGTTGAGCCCTGAGGTGTTTTTCCGGAAACGCTATAAGCAGTTTCTCATGGTGCTGGAGGACAGTGATGCGGAGTTTGTGTTGCAGCGGTACTTCACGTCGTTCGCCCAGGCGTATGATCCGCATTCCGAGTACATGACGCCCAGCTCCAGTGATGACTTTGAAATCGGGATGAAATTGTCGCTGGGCGGGATTGGCGCCTTGCTGCAGAGTGAGGATGGGGCGGCCAAGATCGAGAAAATCATCCCCGGCGGCCCAGCGGCCCGGGATGGCCGCCTCAAGCCGGGTGATAAAATCATCAGTGTCGCCCAGGACAAGGGCGAGAGTGTGGATATTCTGCACTGGCCCCTGTACAAGGCGGTGGGGATCATCCGGGGCAAGAAGGGAAGTAAAGTGACCCTGACCGTTATTCCGGCCTCCGACATTACCGGGGCCCGGACGTCCAAGATTACCCTGGTCCGTGATGAGGTGAAGCTGGAAGATCAGGAGGCCAAGGGTGAGACGCTTGCCGTCCTGGACGACAGCGGGTCGACCAATCAGGTGGGGGTGATCCGGTTGCCGGTATTTTACGCAGACATGAAGAACCGGATTAACGGCGGCAGTGAATTCAAGAGTTCGACCCGGGATGTGGCGCGTATCATTACTGATATGAAAGCCCGGAACGTGGATGGCATCATATTGGATCTGCGGAATAACGGTGGGGGTTCGCTGGCCGAGGCTGTGGAGATGACGGGGTTGTTCTTTACCTCCGGGCCGGTGGTTCAGGTACGGGAAAGCCGGGGGGTGCAGGTGCTTCAGGACCCGGACCCGGATGTCCTCTACCGTGGACCGCTGGTGGTGCTGGTGAACCGGCGAAGCGCTTCGGCTTCCGAAATTCTGGCGGCCGCACTGCAGGATTATGGGCGGGCCGTTATTGTGGGCGATTCGAAGACCCACGGGAAGGGAACGGTTCAGTCGTGGCAACCGCTGGATGAACGCAAATCCGCGCTCGGCTCGATCAAGGTGACCACTCATTCCTTTTACCGGGTGGCGGGGGGATCCACCCAGTTGAAGGGGGTGGTGCCGGATATCCACATTCCGTCCGTGTTGGATGTGTTGGATGTGGGGGAGGAGTTCTTGCCTCATGCGATTCCCTGGACCGTGATCAGCATGGCGCGCTACAGTCCGGTGACGGATCTTTCGACAGTGCTTCCCCAGCTGAGAGCGGCTTCAGAGGCGCGTCGTGCGAAGGATCCGCGTTTTGCGGCGCAGCATGAAGTGATTGAGCGCGTCAAGGCGCATCAGACGATCTCAGGGATTTCATTGAACCTGAAGGACCGGATTACGCTGGCCCGTGAAGAGAAGGTGCTGGACAAGGCTCAGGATGAGGCCATGGGGGAGAATGAGTCCGATGGGGACGGAACGCCGGCCGGGACACTGGAGAAGGATCTGGTACTGAAGGAGTCCACCAGAATACTGGCGGATATCATGCGTGTGTGGAAAGCAAAGGAGCATAATAATGAAAATCCCGTTTTGGAAAATGCATGGAGCTGGAAATGACTTTGTCCTCATCGATGACCGGAAGCTAACGGCCCCGGTCGCAGACCGGTTCTGGTTGTCATCGATCGGGCAGCGGCGGACCGGGGTGGGCTGTGAGGGCGTGATTTTGATTCAGCCCTCCACGAAAGCCGACTTCACGATGCGGTTTTTCAATCCCGATGGAAGTGAAGTGGATATGTGCGGCAATGGGGCGAGGTGCGTGGCCCGCCTGGCCTATGATCTCAAGGTGGCGCCGGCCACCATGAGATTCGAAACGGGCGCCGGGATTATCGCTGCCGAAATGGTGGGGGATCAGGTTCGCCTGGGGATGACCACGCCAAAGGAGTGGCGCCTGAATCAGATGCTTGAACTGGACGGGGTGAAACGTCCTTATGGCTTTGTGAATAGCGGGGTGCCCCATGTGGTCATGCCGCTGGAGGATTTGGACCGGGAAGATGTGGCCAAAACCGGAGCGTCCGTCCGGTATCACAAGGATTTTGCGCCCAAGGGGACTAATGCGAATTTTATCCACGTCACGGGCCCCTCTTCGTTGCGAGTCCGGACGTATGAGCGCGGGGTGGAGGCGGAAACCCTGGCCTGTGGGACCGGTATGGTTGCGTCTGGCTTGATTGCCGGGCGGATGGGATGGGTCAAGCCGCCCGTCAAGATCACCTGCGCGGGGGGGGATGTGCTGGAGGTGAATTTTGTCCTGACCGGGGATGGCGCCCAGGGTGTAACGTTGCTGGGGCCCGCCGTCTACGTGTTCACGGGAGAACTCGATGCGCCGTGAAAACCGCCACTTCCAATATGAAATCTAACATCAGCATCTTGGCCGTATTGGGCCTGTTGGCGTGCGCGGCGGGGTGTGTCAGTACGCCCGACAGTCGCATTAAAAAAGACCCCCGGTTGTTTGCGACCCTCGCTCCGGAAGTTCAGGCGAAGGTTAAAAAGGGTGAGGTCGCGATCGGGTTCAGCCGGGATATGGTCCGGCTGGCCCTCGGCCTGCCCCGGCAGGTGAATGTCCGGACTTCCGAAGTCGGTGAAACCGAAATCTGGACCTATGTGAATTCGCGCTATGTCAGCCGCTATGAGCCCTCGAATGCGGGGTATTGGTACCGGGATCGCGCCGGACGCCCTTATCACTCCTATGACACGATGTGGGTGAGCCGGAGCGGGTTTGAGGACTATCCCGTGCTGAAACTGGAATTTGTCGGCGACTCACTCAAGGTTATTGAGCGCCTGAAGCAGTAAAGGCGGGCCGCTCACCGGCCCCCGCCCTGATGGTTTCAACGCGCTGAAATTTTGAGAACAACCGTGCGGTTTTTCTGCTGGTTGGCTTCCGATGTGTTCGGGTAGGGGGGGTGGGTTTCACCCGCCGAGGATGTGGATACCATTGAAGCGGGGAGTCCGCACGAATCGATCAGATATCGGGCGGCCGCTTTCGCTCGCGCCAGGCCGATGGCCTGGTTATCCTTTCCGTTCCCCTTGGCTTTGGCGACATGCGTGGAGTCGGTGTGCCCCTCGACTTCGACCTTGAAGGGTTGGCCTTTGAGCGAGGCGGCGATGGTGTTGAGATCCTGTCGTGCCGTGCTCGAGAGTTCGGTGCCACGTGTGAAAATCCCGTAGTGGAAAACCACTTTCAGCTCCTTGGCGGATGACATAGTGTCCCAGTGACTTCCTGAAAGGGCCGGCCAGGCGACTGTTTTGCCGGGGGCGCGGCCGGCTGGCTTCGGACGAGGGGGAGTCGCGGGAGGCGTTGCTTCAATGGTCGGAACCTTGAGGAGGGGAGCGGGCGGCGGGGTCGGGTTGGCGGGGGGCTCCGGCATCAGGACAGGTGCAGGCGCGGGGGTAAGGCTGGCCGGCTCAAGAGGGGCGGTTACGTTCTCTACGGGGCGGGGGATCGGGGCCATCGCGGCTGGTGCAGGGAGGGACTCAGCCGTTGGGGCGGGGGGCGGCGAGGATTGGCCCGCTCCGATCAGGTAGGCAAAAAGGGTGGCGATGATTCCGGCAATGAGTGTTCCGATGAACAGGAGTTTTGGAACCCGTTTTTGAAAGACGTCATCGCGGGCGTCCTCGACCTCGTCAAGCATATGGCGGAGCTGGCTGAGTTTTTCCGTCCACTGCTTCTCGGCCTGCTCAAACCGCGCCTCGGTTTCGGTGCGCGCCTGATGGGCCTCGTTCAGGGCCGTCCGTGCTCCGGTCAGTTCGGCCTCAAGCGCGGCGCAACGGGTTTTAACCGCGCGGAGTTCCTGTTGGATCTGTGCGCGCACGGTTTCGGCCTGGCGCAATGCCTGGCTGGCGCGGTCCAGCTCCTGTCGTGCCAGCGTCTCCTGTTCGGTCGTAACGTCCTGGACGCGAGGGTCATCCGTAGCATCGGATGGGCTCACAATGGTTTCCAGAAGACGCTCTTCAGCGGTCGTTGTGACGGCCGGGGCGTGAACAAGAGGCGGATCGGGGTCAAAAGGG
This is a stretch of genomic DNA from bacterium. It encodes these proteins:
- a CDS encoding UDPGP type 1 family protein codes for the protein MTYQDAKRVLEQYGQEHVLKFWECLTATQQASLLGQIEALDFKTIARIQALLKAGGESAVATGAVKPAPVVSLAPNQVAAPRAVGEAALKAGQVGVILVAGGQGTRLGYDGPKGTYRLAPITQASLFEIHARKILALEQHYKARIPFYIMTSEGNDADTRAFFESNRYFGLSAERVKFFIQGTLPAFLPDGRIILEAPDKLFAAPDGHGGIMAALERRGMLADMKARKLTTLYYFQVDNPLVDIADPVFVGLHLQRKADMSLKVCAKRDAGEGLGVTVIRDGRCSVVEYIELTEEQKNARQSDGELVLKFGSVAIHIFSLDFLVRETSAGLPLHQAFKKVAFCDEKGVTIKPEKPNACKFEKFIFDALPDAKESLILEFLRQDEFAPVKNAEGNDSPASSRAAMIEKFAGWFARCGVKVPRDAAGRVAVKLEVDPVYAHDAETLAARLPKGFEIKGDVLLK
- a CDS encoding LemA family protein; protein product: MMLQPVLLILMTMMLLGGLLWVAQGFQLLRYARGQIQEAWLELREALLERREMIPYIVAAVPTRVASVLDVLGNACDLAANVEGVPECSQAEGRLSAAISRVFVQLDTGAPVDELEMLSSLRDRVKVQEMRIELLKGLYNRQVELFNALQRRGAGRVLASMGVVKFAELF
- a CDS encoding PaaI family thioesterase, with amino-acid sequence MKHWEYTEGILPWTKTCFVCGEDNPHGLKGRSRVEGERVVLTHVTRQADLGYRHLVHGGISMTLLDEVMTWAAILAFKRACVAAELTVRLQQPIQAGQSIRVEGWIVRAKSRLVETEGRIVDDRQTVLATAVGKYIPMPAGGLHMCLKDFVESPEAIQLPFLQGKEEGTI
- a CDS encoding DUF2092 domain-containing protein, with the translated sequence MRNRSLVWMSMVAMVAVGAAAESNSPVPVVILPSVPVTNPAPVSLVATAAPAVVAGVPAIAPDPQVGKVLMGMAAYLQSAKSFKCTVALQVNTEMEGMKQEISAVYELAAEKPNRLALRYVKGMTGNTVVCNGKKLYIYALSLNRFEEREAPKQVEQLAEGVGPMAGNMLFVDNLLVNDIYAAIMEGVGSATYVGKERIEGMDCEHVRFVQDQFDWDLWVTSGPKPVVVQVVSDMAKSFSGMTGDMAPPKGMKMLVFNRFSGWVVDGILPADTFEFVPPPGARKAESLFEGGEEEAAELPMPPMMKEKNGPKAGEKTENRE
- the lysS gene encoding lysine--tRNA ligase — its product is MAEHVDNEFVEQRKSNMGALAGKGISPFGGAFKRTGRLAEVRAGFEENRPVSLAGRITTWRDMGKSIFADLRDGSDRFQIYAQKNTLGDEAFEAFKLLDLGDHVGVEGTLFTTRTGEPTLKIAKWTMLSKALLPLPEKWHGLKDTDQRYRQRYLDLIANPGVRDVFNKRIQIVREIRNQLCARQFQEVETPMMQSQPGGATARPFTTHYEALDCRMYLRIAPELYLKRLLVGGFDKVFELNRNFRNEGLSRTHNPEFTMMEVYEAYSDMRGMKELVEELITEVARTVMGSLMVGSAESPIDLTRPWREVAYRDLVMERMGAEWFSLDRQAMRLKAEALALYVDPAWGTDEITQEVYSKLIEKTLQNPTFVTRLPVELVPLAKRCADDPSVVDVFELVIGGKEIAPGYSELNDPLEQRRRFEAQAGEDAQKVDEDFLAALEHGMPPAGGMGIGIDRLVMTLTGSEAIRDVILFPQLKPREDLKSEI
- a CDS encoding ABC transporter permease, which gives rise to MMPFSLFLALKYLKPKRTYFSVVTIISVLGVLLGVAVLIIVLSVMTGFDDMWREKILGFNAHLTVTAPGGVTEEEEVMNQLARLEGVAGVAPSTEGQVVVQHGRNIYTPFLRGIDPAREGAVSQIPASVKQGIFSVKGQDVVIGADLARRIGVGVGDKLLINSPASFVNKDEITLPEEFRVSGIFEIGMWEYDSGFMFCSTGKARTLFGFENGVGSIRLMAKDPYRIQEVARLIRAQLGGEYYITTWMEQNRQIFSALRVEKNMMFFLLIFITIVAAFGITNTLITVTVQKTREIGLLKAIGFPSGSIMRIFFWQGWIEGMVGTLSGVGTALLVLHYRNDLLRWLSDTFHLELFPKELYRLSEIPSRTAPLDVIVVAGSVVVICTLAGLIPAWRAARLDPVEALRHE
- a CDS encoding ABC transporter ATP-binding protein, whose amino-acid sequence is MNDPSIVRAEAVTKTYLMGGRPLTVLRNVSVAVCPGETVAIIGPSGAGKSTLLHALGGLDQPTEGAIWFKGQELYRLTPRERTLIRARHIGFVFQSYHLLPELDVLENVLLPTMALWSRRRASAVHRQRAESLLGTVGLSDRLGHTPLELSGGEQQRVALARALMNEPELVLADEPTGNLDSVTGEAILKCLFSITKERRHTLILVTHNDDVAKRCDRVIRMKDGCVVDVKEAGVL
- a CDS encoding carboxy terminal-processing peptidase gives rise to the protein MTMKRGVAVVGGAIMLGLMILAGWWYAMPACAASKPMDPDVQAAEVAKCFEKVMPQLHLSHQSLDEGIATNAMALYLAMLDYDRTFFLASDVEAFMHEAPLQVERLHQGDVSLAFRIFERFKERVRNRVEYADLLIGKGFDCTTEETFTWKRKDVPWPADEAAWDELWRKKVKNEYVARLVAKELAENEKTNAVTRADAAAAKSGTASTNGTALGRASDADAQLSPEVFFRKRYKQFLMVLEDSDAEFVLQRYFTSFAQAYDPHSEYMTPSSSDDFEIGMKLSLGGIGALLQSEDGAAKIEKIIPGGPAARDGRLKPGDKIISVAQDKGESVDILHWPLYKAVGIIRGKKGSKVTLTVIPASDITGARTSKITLVRDEVKLEDQEAKGETLAVLDDSGSTNQVGVIRLPVFYADMKNRINGGSEFKSSTRDVARIITDMKARNVDGIILDLRNNGGGSLAEAVEMTGLFFTSGPVVQVRESRGVQVLQDPDPDVLYRGPLVVLVNRRSASASEILAAALQDYGRAVIVGDSKTHGKGTVQSWQPLDERKSALGSIKVTTHSFYRVAGGSTQLKGVVPDIHIPSVLDVLDVGEEFLPHAIPWTVISMARYSPVTDLSTVLPQLRAASEARRAKDPRFAAQHEVIERVKAHQTISGISLNLKDRITLAREEKVLDKAQDEAMGENESDGDGTPAGTLEKDLVLKESTRILADIMRVWKAKEHNNENPVLENAWSWK
- the dapF gene encoding diaminopimelate epimerase, whose amino-acid sequence is MKIPFWKMHGAGNDFVLIDDRKLTAPVADRFWLSSIGQRRTGVGCEGVILIQPSTKADFTMRFFNPDGSEVDMCGNGARCVARLAYDLKVAPATMRFETGAGIIAAEMVGDQVRLGMTTPKEWRLNQMLELDGVKRPYGFVNSGVPHVVMPLEDLDREDVAKTGASVRYHKDFAPKGTNANFIHVTGPSSLRVRTYERGVEAETLACGTGMVASGLIAGRMGWVKPPVKITCAGGDVLEVNFVLTGDGAQGVTLLGPAVYVFTGELDAP